aaaaaaaaaaaaaaaaaaagtacaaagaAAAGGAGAGAAGGGTGGATCAAAAGGAAAGAGGTCAGTCAGAGCAAAGAACTGGGTTGTTGTTTTGTTTCTGTAGCATCTTCTCAGTGCCAGTAGATGGAGATAAACAACAGAATGTGTTTAAGATGCCATGAGATCGTTTTGATCTTTAATTGTGTGCTGTAATGATGATTTAAGACCCACGCCTTTTGTTAAACAGATCAGAACTACATCTAAACCCCGTGATCTATGCTTCCGCACCTCTAATGCTTGATAAAGTTAATAATGTACAATTTAATAAATACCTCGATAAACCCACCGCAAAGCCGAATCAAAGGATAAAAACATCCGTCCCTTCCGCACAGTAATGGAGGATTTTCTGACATAATGTTAGCTAATGCATTGTGCAGACCAGAGGTGTGGTTGAGCACATGATGAACCTAACACCGAAAACACAAGAAAACGGGAACTTGAGGAAAATATATTCTTGCACCATTTTTGAAACTGAAGTAAAGAGTAAAGGAGTTCCACTGCAAACCTTTATGTTGTCTTTTCCATTTGCTCCGAACACTGGCCAAATTATTGCAACAATTTCTCCGAGCTTAAGCTTTCTGCAGATAAAACACTAAGAAC
This window of the Papaver somniferum cultivar HN1 unplaced genomic scaffold, ASM357369v1 unplaced-scaffold_8147, whole genome shotgun sequence genome carries:
- the LOC113345665 gene encoding uncharacterized protein LOC113345665 → MGKLLTYYRYCCWHAWEVRSSCSAGVHSLIDSGKLKLGEIVAIIWPVFGANGKDNIKVHHVLNHTSGLHNALANIMSENPPLLCGRDGCFYPLIRLCGGFIEVFIKLYIINFIKH